From a region of the Sulfuriferula plumbiphila genome:
- a CDS encoding ATP-grasp domain-containing protein, which produces MPVPRVLLLLPVASYRNQDFLDAAHHLGVEVVSGADHCHQLAPQRGLSPILSLHFDQPEAAATQVLASLGRRVDAVLAVDDAGVELAALLREKLGLPGNSPEAVRPTRDKLVFRRLLQQNGLNCPAFHHLASEPEARARAAQLRYPVVVKARRLSASRGVIRADDAEDLLQQVRRVSRIQSIADRDASELGLIVESFIPGSEHALEGLLENGQLRVLALFDKPDPLDGPYFEESIYVTPSRLSDELQTAIADSVQRACAAAGLSHGVIHAEMRVNDAGVWLLEIAARSIGGLCGRMLRRRLGMTLEELILRHALGLPITQPEHSDATGVMMIPVPARGIYQNVSGLEAARGVPHIEDIRITAAPGQRIASAPEGASYLGFIFSRAATSAAAEAALRTAHAELVFDIQPDVALTKSPTR; this is translated from the coding sequence TTGCCCGTACCGCGGGTGCTGTTGTTGCTGCCGGTTGCCAGTTACCGCAATCAGGATTTCCTCGACGCCGCGCACCACCTGGGTGTGGAAGTAGTCAGCGGCGCCGACCACTGCCATCAGCTCGCCCCGCAACGCGGACTGAGTCCCATCCTGTCATTGCATTTCGACCAGCCCGAGGCCGCTGCTACGCAGGTGCTGGCGTCGCTGGGGCGGCGCGTGGATGCGGTACTGGCGGTGGACGATGCAGGCGTCGAACTGGCCGCCCTGCTGCGCGAAAAACTCGGCCTGCCCGGCAATTCGCCGGAGGCGGTGCGCCCCACCCGCGACAAGCTCGTCTTTCGCCGGCTGCTGCAGCAAAACGGCCTCAACTGCCCGGCGTTTCACCACCTCGCCAGCGAACCGGAGGCGCGCGCGCGCGCAGCGCAGTTGCGCTATCCGGTGGTGGTCAAGGCACGCCGGCTGTCCGCCAGCCGCGGCGTGATTCGCGCCGATGACGCCGAGGATTTGTTGCAGCAAGTGCGCCGGGTCAGCCGCATCCAGTCTATTGCCGACCGCGACGCCAGCGAACTGGGCCTGATCGTCGAAAGCTTCATCCCCGGCAGCGAACATGCCCTCGAAGGCCTGCTGGAAAACGGCCAGCTGCGCGTGCTGGCGCTGTTCGACAAGCCCGATCCGCTGGACGGCCCGTATTTCGAAGAAAGCATTTATGTCACGCCGTCGCGGCTGTCCGATGAGCTGCAGACCGCCATCGCCGACAGCGTGCAACGCGCCTGCGCTGCCGCCGGACTCAGCCACGGCGTCATTCACGCCGAAATGCGCGTGAACGACGCCGGCGTGTGGCTGCTTGAAATCGCCGCGCGCTCCATCGGCGGCCTGTGCGGGCGCATGTTGCGCCGGCGCCTGGGCATGACATTGGAAGAACTCATCCTGCGCCATGCCTTGGGGCTGCCGATTACCCAACCCGAACATAGCGACGCCACTGGCGTGATGATGATCCCGGTGCCCGCGCGCGGCATTTACCAAAACGTGAGTGGGCTGGAAGCCGCACGCGGCGTGCCGCACATCGAAGACATCCGCATTACCGCTGCCCCCGGCCAGCGCATTGCGTCCGCCCCGGAAGGCGCCAGCTACCTCGGCTTCATCTTCAGCCGCGCTGCCACTTCTGCAGCAGCCGAAGCCGCGCTGCGCACCGCCCATGCCGAACTGGTTTTTGATATCCAGCCCGACGTGGCGCTGACCAAAAGTCCAACCCGATGA
- a CDS encoding fructosamine kinase family protein: MSLWKSVAQGIQAATGAAFPIQRTTPVGGGCINAAWCIESGTTRYFVKTNSAAKLPMFEAEAAGLAALAASHTLRVPHPVSSGVAGNEAFLVLEWLDLDGHGSAAQLGQQLAALHRTSAPRFGFASDNTIGATPQHNPWTDNWIDFWRDQRLGFQLELAARNGFGGSLQSQGERLMGKFAGLFDGYQPQPSLLHGDLWSGNYGYTQAGEPVIFDPAVYYGDREADIAMTELFGGFPADFYSAYREAWPLDAGYSVRKNLYNLYHILNHANLFGGSYARQAEGMMERLLRELA, translated from the coding sequence ATGAGCCTGTGGAAAAGCGTAGCACAAGGCATCCAGGCCGCCACCGGCGCAGCATTCCCTATCCAGCGCACCACTCCGGTCGGCGGCGGCTGCATCAACGCCGCCTGGTGCATCGAGAGCGGCACAACGCGTTATTTCGTTAAAACCAACAGCGCTGCCAAACTGCCCATGTTCGAGGCGGAAGCAGCCGGTCTCGCCGCACTCGCCGCCAGCCACACCCTGCGCGTGCCGCATCCCGTCTCCAGCGGCGTGGCGGGCAACGAAGCATTTCTGGTGCTGGAATGGCTGGATCTGGACGGCCACGGCAGCGCCGCACAACTCGGACAACAACTCGCCGCGCTGCACCGGACCAGCGCACCGCGCTTCGGCTTCGCGTCCGACAACACCATCGGTGCCACCCCTCAGCACAATCCCTGGACCGACAACTGGATAGACTTCTGGCGCGACCAGCGCCTGGGATTTCAACTCGAACTGGCCGCGCGCAACGGTTTCGGCGGCAGCCTGCAAAGCCAAGGCGAGCGCCTGATGGGAAAATTCGCCGGCCTGTTCGACGGCTACCAGCCGCAACCCTCGCTGCTGCACGGCGACCTGTGGAGCGGCAACTACGGCTATACGCAAGCGGGCGAACCCGTCATCTTCGACCCCGCTGTCTATTATGGTGACCGCGAAGCGGATATCGCCATGACCGAACTGTTCGGCGGCTTCCCGGCTGATTTCTACTCAGCTTATCGAGAGGCTTGGCCACTGGATGCAGGTTATTCGGTACGCAAAAATCTCTACAACCTATACCACATCCTCAACCACGCCAATCTGTTCGGCGGCAGCTATGCGCGACAGGCGGAGGGGATGATGGAGCGGCTGTTGAGAGAATTAGCTTAG
- a CDS encoding type II toxin-antitoxin system Phd/YefM family antitoxin gives MRTVNIHEAKTHLSRLVEEAVKGESFIIAKAGKPLVKVTALNAPTAGQMQRIGFMAGEIEVPDDFDRMGSAGIEQLFGNDA, from the coding sequence ATGCGCACCGTTAATATTCATGAAGCTAAAACCCACTTGTCGCGGCTGGTCGAAGAAGCCGTCAAGGGTGAGTCGTTCATCATTGCCAAAGCGGGCAAGCCGCTGGTCAAGGTCACCGCATTGAATGCCCCGACAGCCGGGCAGATGCAACGTATCGGTTTCATGGCGGGTGAAATTGAGGTGCCGGACGATTTTGACCGGATGGGCAGCGCGGGAATCGAACAACTGTTTGGTAACGATGCCTGA
- a CDS encoding BrnA antitoxin family protein, protein MKAEYDFSKAKRGAMIDPAGKTRITIYIDDEVLAAFRARAEAEGRGYQTLINEALKISMQAGDAPLTLDTLRKVLREELHAAA, encoded by the coding sequence ATGAAAGCTGAATACGATTTTTCCAAGGCCAAGCGTGGTGCGATGATTGATCCTGCGGGCAAGACGCGCATCACGATTTATATTGACGACGAGGTGCTGGCGGCGTTTCGCGCGCGCGCCGAAGCCGAAGGTCGCGGCTACCAGACGCTTATCAACGAGGCACTAAAAATATCGATGCAGGCAGGTGATGCGCCGCTTACGCTGGATACGCTGCGCAAGGTGTTGCGTGAGGAATTACACGCGGCGGCTTAG
- a CDS encoding BrnT family toxin — protein MHVEFDPTKAATNLKKHGISFSDAELVLFDPMALTNEDDATQGEARFGTVGVGAQNRVLTVVWTQRGNIIHLISARLATSHERRTYES, from the coding sequence ATGCATGTTGAATTCGACCCGACAAAAGCCGCCACCAACCTGAAGAAGCACGGGATTTCATTTTCGGATGCCGAGCTGGTGCTGTTTGACCCGATGGCGCTGACGAATGAAGATGATGCGACACAGGGCGAGGCGCGGTTTGGAACAGTTGGCGTAGGTGCGCAAAATCGGGTGTTGACGGTGGTATGGACGCAACGTGGAAATATAATTCATCTGATTTCTGCACGCCTGGCAACCAGCCATGAACGGAGGACTTATGAAAGCTGA
- a CDS encoding SHOCT domain-containing protein: MKKIIFTFFALVGIFALGGCAHHPVDCAVGFAWADCLPGTAGYNNGVGQPTKENETRQSNVNIAQPEKAKDVYTELTKLDELRKKGIISEAEFDAQKKKILNEK; this comes from the coding sequence ATGAAAAAGATCATTTTTACTTTTTTTGCTCTTGTTGGCATTTTTGCACTTGGCGGGTGTGCTCATCACCCCGTAGATTGTGCAGTTGGTTTTGCTTGGGCTGATTGTCTTCCAGGGACGGCTGGATATAACAATGGTGTAGGGCAGCCGACCAAAGAAAATGAAACTAGGCAATCCAACGTTAATATTGCACAACCTGAAAAAGCAAAGGACGTGTACACGGAGTTAACCAAGTTAGACGAACTACGAAAGAAAGGCATCATCAGCGAAGCTGAGTTTGATGCACAAAAGAAAAAAATTCTTAATGAGAAATAA
- the purM gene encoding phosphoribosylformylglycinamidine cyclo-ligase has product MTSPNKPSLSYRDAGVDIDAGDALVDRIKPWAKRTMRPEVLGGIGGFGALMGLPAKYKNPVLVSGTDGVGTKLKLAFKLNRHDTVGIDLVGMSVNDILVQGAEPLFFLDYFACGKLDVDVAEQVIKGIAQGCEQAGCALIGGETAEMPGMYPAGEYDLAGFAVGVVERDAVIDGRTIRPGDAVLGLASSGAHSNGYSLIRKILEISGADVNADFHGRPLGDVLMTPTRIYVKPLLALMQAMPVKGMAHITGGGLTGNVPRILPEHLMADIDVQSWDMPPLFHWMQKHGGVADSEMHRTFNCGIGMVVVVAAEHAEAAMQNLVAAGETVYRIGEIRARGEGEAQTMVRVWF; this is encoded by the coding sequence GTGACTTCTCCCAACAAACCTTCCCTCTCTTACCGTGACGCAGGCGTGGATATCGACGCCGGCGATGCCCTGGTAGACCGCATCAAACCCTGGGCAAAACGCACCATGCGCCCGGAAGTGCTGGGCGGCATCGGCGGTTTCGGCGCGCTGATGGGCCTGCCCGCCAAATACAAAAACCCGGTGCTGGTGTCCGGCACCGACGGCGTCGGCACCAAGCTCAAACTCGCCTTCAAGCTGAACCGGCACGACACCGTCGGCATCGACCTGGTCGGCATGAGCGTCAACGACATCCTGGTGCAGGGCGCCGAGCCGCTGTTCTTCCTCGACTACTTCGCCTGCGGCAAGCTCGACGTGGACGTGGCGGAACAGGTCATCAAGGGCATTGCGCAGGGCTGCGAGCAGGCCGGTTGCGCGCTGATCGGCGGCGAGACCGCGGAAATGCCGGGCATGTACCCGGCCGGCGAATACGACCTGGCGGGCTTCGCTGTGGGCGTGGTGGAGCGTGACGCGGTCATCGACGGCCGCACCATCCGTCCCGGCGACGCGGTGCTCGGGCTGGCCTCCAGCGGCGCGCACTCCAACGGCTACTCGCTGATCCGCAAAATCCTCGAAATCAGCGGCGCCGATGTGAACGCCGATTTCCATGGCCGTCCTTTGGGCGACGTGTTGATGACCCCCACCCGCATCTATGTCAAACCGCTGCTGGCCCTGATGCAGGCCATGCCGGTGAAAGGCATGGCGCACATCACCGGCGGCGGACTGACCGGCAACGTGCCGCGCATCCTGCCCGAACATCTGATGGCGGATATCGACGTCCAGTCGTGGGACATGCCGCCGCTATTCCACTGGATGCAGAAACACGGCGGCGTGGCAGACAGCGAGATGCACCGTACCTTCAACTGCGGTATCGGCATGGTGGTGGTGGTGGCCGCTGAACATGCCGAGGCAGCGATGCAGAATCTGGTTGCGGCGGGGGAGACGGTTTACCGGATCGGGGAGATCCGCGCGCGCGGCGAGGGCGAGGCGCAGACGATGGTACGGGTTTGGTTTTGA
- a CDS encoding AI-2E family transporter codes for MNATRPNRDFAWILAAVLVTGVLLYLLSPILTPFLLAAILAYICHPLADRLEQLKLPRGAAAGIVIIVLGLVFFLLALILLPMIQTETSHFIASLPKYVDWLQTRAAPWLQTRLGITLPDAAGLKQLLSEHLQGAGSAAGSAAGWLKTGTLGIVSFVANLVLVPVVFFYLLRDWCVMVNWADELVPRRWHAKVRKLATEIDAVLSEFLRGQLSVMLIMAVFYTTGLWIAGLDYALPIGILAGLLVFVPYMGAISGMALATLAGLVQFSSLSGMIPVWVVFGIGQLMEGYVVVPRLVGERIGLHPVMVIFALLAFGEVFGFFGVLLALPISAILLVGLRHIRAAYQHSSLYQD; via the coding sequence ATGAACGCTACCCGACCGAACCGCGATTTTGCCTGGATACTCGCCGCCGTGCTTGTCACGGGTGTGCTGCTGTACCTGCTCTCCCCCATTCTTACGCCATTTCTGCTGGCGGCGATTCTGGCCTATATCTGCCACCCCCTGGCGGATCGGCTGGAGCAGCTGAAACTGCCGCGCGGGGCGGCGGCAGGCATCGTGATCATCGTGCTGGGGCTGGTGTTTTTCCTGCTGGCACTGATCCTGTTGCCGATGATACAAACCGAAACCAGCCACTTCATTGCCAGTTTGCCGAAATACGTGGACTGGCTGCAAACCCGCGCCGCACCCTGGTTGCAGACCCGCCTGGGCATCACCTTGCCGGATGCCGCCGGGCTCAAGCAGCTACTGTCCGAGCATCTGCAAGGCGCGGGTAGCGCCGCTGGCAGTGCCGCAGGATGGCTGAAAACCGGTACGCTGGGCATAGTCAGCTTTGTCGCCAACCTGGTGCTGGTGCCGGTGGTGTTCTTTTATCTCCTGCGCGACTGGTGTGTAATGGTCAACTGGGCGGATGAACTGGTACCGCGCCGCTGGCACGCCAAAGTACGCAAGCTGGCCACGGAGATTGATGCAGTGTTGTCGGAGTTTTTGCGCGGGCAGCTCTCGGTCATGCTCATCATGGCGGTGTTCTACACCACCGGGTTGTGGATTGCCGGGCTGGATTATGCCCTGCCGATCGGCATTCTGGCCGGACTGCTGGTGTTCGTGCCGTATATGGGTGCGATCTCGGGCATGGCGCTGGCCACCCTGGCCGGACTGGTGCAGTTCTCCAGCCTGTCGGGCATGATTCCGGTATGGGTGGTATTCGGCATCGGCCAGCTGATGGAGGGCTATGTGGTGGTGCCGCGCCTGGTCGGCGAACGCATCGGCCTGCATCCGGTGATGGTGATTTTTGCGCTGCTGGCGTTCGGCGAAGTATTCGGTTTTTTCGGCGTGCTGCTGGCCCTGCCCATCTCCGCCATACTGCTGGTGGGACTGCGTCACATCCGGGCGGCCTATCAGCACAGCAGTCTGTATCAGGATTGA
- a CDS encoding phosphoribosylaminoimidazolesuccinocarboxamide synthase, translating to MTTPLLESAIPSLQLLSRGKVRDVYAVDDQRLLIVASDRLSAFDVVLSTPIPGKGAVLTEISHFWFGKLGHVIPNHLTGDTPESVVAENERDQVAGRAMLVRRLQPLPVEAIVRGYLAGSGWKEYQRHGSVCGIALPAGLQQAGKLPQPIFTPSTKAAMGAHDENIDFARAEQLLGAGIAAQVRDASIALYTQAAAYALTRGIIIADTKFEFGVDTAGKLYLIDEVLTPDSSRFWPADQYQPGSNPPSYDKQFVRDWLEASGWNKQAPAPELPVEVAAKTGEKYREAVARLTT from the coding sequence ATGACCACGCCGCTACTCGAATCCGCCATTCCCTCCCTGCAACTGCTGTCGCGTGGCAAGGTGCGCGATGTTTACGCGGTGGACGACCAGCGCCTGCTGATTGTCGCCAGCGATCGCCTGTCCGCCTTCGATGTGGTGCTGTCCACGCCGATCCCGGGCAAGGGCGCGGTGCTGACGGAAATCTCGCATTTCTGGTTCGGCAAGCTGGGGCACGTCATCCCCAACCACCTGACTGGCGACACGCCGGAATCGGTGGTGGCGGAAAACGAGCGCGACCAGGTGGCAGGCCGGGCGATGCTGGTGAGGCGCCTGCAACCGCTGCCGGTGGAAGCCATTGTGCGCGGTTATCTGGCGGGTTCGGGCTGGAAGGAATATCAGCGCCATGGCAGCGTTTGCGGCATCGCGCTGCCCGCTGGCCTGCAACAGGCGGGCAAACTTCCGCAGCCGATTTTCACCCCCTCCACCAAGGCGGCGATGGGCGCGCACGACGAGAACATCGATTTCGCCCGCGCCGAGCAACTGCTGGGTGCCGGCATCGCCGCCCAGGTGCGTGACGCCAGCATTGCCCTGTATACTCAGGCGGCGGCGTATGCGCTCACCCGCGGCATCATCATCGCCGACACCAAGTTCGAGTTTGGCGTGGATACCGCTGGCAAGCTGTATCTGATCGACGAAGTGCTGACCCCGGATTCTTCCCGCTTCTGGCCGGCCGATCAGTACCAGCCCGGCAGCAATCCGCCCAGCTACGACAAGCAGTTCGTACGCGACTGGCTGGAGGCCTCCGGCTGGAACAAGCAGGCGCCTGCCCCAGAATTACCTGTTGAAGTCGCTGCAAAAACCGGAGAGAAATATCGGGAAGCGGTAGCGCGCCTGACTACTTGA
- a CDS encoding DUF3530 family protein: MRIVWMFVLLAMTSSAFAADYAREKKWADEVVPGVVVGDPVYLEQSNGHKFLTLYTPAKDAKAALVIVHGMGIHPDWGFIGEERSQLPDRGYTTLSVQMPVLDNAAKAAAYPATFPEAAQRLKLAVDFLKAKGYSKIGFVSHSMGSRMSYVYLSDKPDPAVKAWVAIGMPSRADYRKVNMPVLDLYGQNDLPDVLNNAAARKAALQGKPGSEQMQVAHADHFFTDMHAQLLDIVTAFMNKQFK; this comes from the coding sequence ATGCGCATAGTGTGGATGTTTGTTTTGTTGGCGATGACCAGCAGCGCCTTTGCGGCGGATTATGCGCGCGAGAAAAAGTGGGCGGACGAGGTTGTTCCCGGTGTGGTGGTGGGCGACCCGGTCTATCTGGAACAGTCTAACGGGCACAAGTTTTTAACGCTCTACACCCCAGCCAAGGATGCCAAAGCGGCCCTGGTGATCGTGCATGGGATGGGTATCCATCCGGACTGGGGTTTCATCGGCGAGGAGCGCAGCCAGTTGCCAGACCGTGGCTATACCACGCTGTCGGTGCAGATGCCGGTGCTGGATAATGCGGCCAAAGCGGCGGCATACCCGGCCACCTTTCCGGAAGCGGCGCAACGCCTGAAACTGGCCGTGGATTTTCTCAAGGCCAAGGGCTATAGTAAAATCGGTTTTGTTTCGCACAGCATGGGGTCGCGCATGAGCTATGTGTATCTCTCTGACAAGCCCGACCCGGCGGTCAAGGCATGGGTCGCGATTGGCATGCCGAGCCGCGCGGATTACCGCAAGGTCAACATGCCGGTGCTGGATTTGTATGGCCAGAACGACCTGCCCGACGTGCTGAACAATGCGGCGGCACGCAAAGCTGCGCTGCAGGGCAAGCCGGGATCAGAGCAGATGCAGGTGGCGCATGCCGACCATTTTTTCACCGATATGCATGCACAACTGCTGGATATCGTAACGGCCTTCATGAACAAGCAGTTCAAGTAG
- a CDS encoding sulfite exporter TauE/SafE family protein, with translation MSPYLPHYLALGLVSGFVAGLLGVGGGLLMVPVLVFIFTAEGFPADRVLLFALATSLAIIAFTSLSSVRAHHAHGAVNWIALRRISPGIVTGTLLGALLATLLPATFLKYFFVAFLFYAATQMLLNIRPQAHRGLPGSAAMFVVGNVIGMVSSWVGIGGGTLSVPFLLWCNAKMHEAIGTSAAIGFPIALAGTLGYILSGWHATAMPAHSLGYVYLPALVLVALASIFTAPLGARAAHRLPVATLKKIFAILLYSLGIKMALSLT, from the coding sequence GTGAGTCCTTATCTTCCGCACTACCTCGCGCTGGGTCTGGTATCGGGCTTTGTGGCGGGCTTGCTGGGCGTGGGCGGCGGGCTGCTGATGGTGCCGGTGCTGGTGTTTATTTTCACTGCCGAGGGATTCCCCGCTGATCGCGTGCTGCTGTTTGCGCTGGCCACCTCGCTGGCGATCATCGCCTTCACTTCACTCTCCAGCGTGCGTGCGCATCATGCGCACGGGGCGGTCAACTGGATTGCGCTGCGTCGCATCAGTCCGGGGATAGTTACCGGCACGCTGCTCGGCGCCCTGCTCGCGACCTTGTTGCCTGCCACGTTTCTCAAGTATTTTTTCGTCGCGTTCCTGTTTTACGCCGCCACCCAGATGCTACTCAACATCAGGCCGCAGGCCCATCGCGGCTTGCCCGGCAGCGCCGCGATGTTTGTCGTGGGCAATGTGATCGGCATGGTGTCGAGCTGGGTAGGCATCGGCGGCGGCACGCTGTCGGTGCCGTTTCTGCTATGGTGCAACGCCAAAATGCACGAGGCCATCGGCACTTCCGCAGCGATCGGTTTTCCCATCGCGCTGGCCGGCACGCTGGGCTACATTCTGTCCGGTTGGCACGCCACGGCCATGCCCGCACATAGCCTTGGCTATGTCTACCTGCCGGCACTGGTACTGGTGGCGCTGGCGAGTATTTTTACTGCGCCGCTGGGCGCACGCGCTGCACACAGGCTGCCCGTTGCGACGCTGAAGAAAATTTTTGCGATACTGCTCTATAGTCTGGGCATAAAGATGGCCTTGAGTCTGACTTAA
- a CDS encoding glutathione S-transferase N-terminal domain-containing protein, which yields MTTAQPERAARSCGERLRLFHYWSSMPAQRVRLALACKGVDHELVALSHDDDARFFELGIAHADLVLCLADGSLHTDSLAILRQLDGWVGGRPIFDGLVEPAAWQALLDWRQSVEHLLVRLYAPVAPAFADIGADPAMQAAYKAQIEHRFGMSVEALSNDRYDGFNQFAAQSRLAELARHLGRQRFYVGGALSACDVLLACDLFPLQLLDGVTMPLDLMYYIERVEKACGASLRDGLIMQH from the coding sequence ATGACAACAGCGCAGCCGGAACGCGCAGCACGGTCATGCGGAGAACGCCTTCGCCTGTTCCATTACTGGTCATCCATGCCCGCGCAGCGGGTGCGTCTGGCGCTGGCTTGCAAAGGTGTCGATCATGAGCTGGTGGCGCTCAGCCACGACGATGACGCAAGGTTTTTTGAACTGGGCATTGCCCACGCCGATCTGGTGTTATGTCTGGCGGACGGCAGCTTGCATACGGATTCGCTGGCAATATTGCGCCAGCTGGATGGCTGGGTTGGGGGCAGGCCGATCTTTGACGGCCTGGTTGAACCGGCCGCCTGGCAGGCGCTGCTGGATTGGCGGCAATCAGTCGAACATCTGCTGGTCAGGCTGTATGCGCCAGTGGCACCCGCATTTGCCGATATTGGCGCTGACCCGGCGATGCAGGCGGCTTATAAAGCACAAATCGAGCACCGCTTTGGCATGAGTGTGGAGGCGTTGTCCAATGATCGCTACGATGGCTTCAACCAGTTTGCAGCGCAGTCCCGGCTGGCTGAGCTGGCGCGTCATTTGGGCCGTCAGCGCTTTTATGTCGGCGGCGCGCTCAGCGCCTGCGACGTGCTGCTGGCGTGTGACCTGTTTCCGCTACAATTGCTGGACGGCGTGACCATGCCGCTGGATTTGATGTACTACATCGAGCGTGTCGAAAAGGCTTGCGGCGCCAGTCTGCGCGACGGACTTATCATGCAACATTAA
- a CDS encoding EVE domain-containing protein encodes MRYWLMKSEPSDVSIDDLAALPGQTVAWYGVRNYQARNFMRDQMRVGDKVLFYHSSCAEPGIAGLAEVSRQAYPDETQFDQANKYFDPKATRETPRWFNVDVRLVKKTRLMPLKEIRAAPALASMRILQKGNRLSITPVDPREYDFIVSHL; translated from the coding sequence ATGCGTTACTGGTTAATGAAATCCGAGCCGTCCGATGTGAGTATTGATGACCTTGCCGCGCTGCCCGGGCAGACGGTGGCCTGGTACGGTGTGCGCAATTACCAGGCGCGCAATTTCATGCGCGACCAGATGCGGGTGGGGGACAAGGTGCTGTTCTACCATTCCAGCTGTGCGGAGCCGGGCATCGCCGGACTGGCCGAAGTCAGCCGGCAGGCTTATCCGGATGAAACGCAGTTCGATCAGGCCAACAAATATTTTGACCCCAAGGCGACGCGGGAAACACCGCGCTGGTTCAATGTGGACGTCAGGCTGGTGAAAAAAACCCGGCTCATGCCGCTCAAGGAAATCCGTGCAGCGCCGGCCCTCGCCAGCATGCGCATCCTGCAAAAGGGTAACCGGCTGTCGATTACGCCGGTGGATCCCAGGGAATACGATTTCATCGTCAGTCACTTGTAG
- a CDS encoding WbuC family cupin fold metalloprotein, producing the protein MKQLDNAMLDTLAQQAQQSPRKRANHNLHEDLSDPIQRLAIAMEPDTCIRPHRHLQTWELLTALRGRFVVLHFDDSGTVVARAVLSEDVQALEHPAGVWHGVLSLDAGGVIFEVKHGPYLPITAGDYLPGVELDDASLNAWYANAQVGDRLMRA; encoded by the coding sequence TTGAAACAACTCGACAACGCCATGCTCGACACGCTTGCGCAGCAGGCACAACAGTCGCCGCGCAAGCGCGCCAACCACAATCTGCACGAAGATTTGAGCGACCCGATCCAGCGCCTGGCGATTGCCATGGAGCCGGATACCTGCATCCGCCCGCACCGGCATCTGCAGACCTGGGAGCTCCTCACCGCGCTGCGCGGGCGTTTCGTGGTGCTGCACTTTGACGATAGCGGCACAGTGGTTGCGCGTGCCGTGCTGAGTGAAGATGTGCAGGCGCTGGAACACCCCGCCGGTGTCTGGCATGGGGTGTTATCGCTGGATGCAGGCGGGGTGATTTTTGAAGTGAAGCATGGGCCGTATTTGCCCATTACCGCGGGCGACTATCTCCCCGGGGTCGAGCTGGACGACGCCAGCCTGAATGCCTGGTATGCCAATGCGCAGGTGGGTGACCGGCTCATGCGCGCCTGA
- the argB gene encoding acetylglutamate kinase, whose amino-acid sequence MPTSKFTPGDKANILSEALPYIQRFFDKTIVIKYGGNAMTDPKLMESFAQDVVLLKLVGMNPVVVHGAGPQIGDLLKRIGKQSEFIQGMRVTDEETLDVVEMVLGGLVNQDIVTLINKHGGKAVGLTGKDGNFIHAKKMLVESKEELGKMLDIGQVGEITSIDPEIIQLLDSGDFIPVVAPLGTDSQGNAYNINADVAAGKLAGVLKAEKAVFLTNTAGVLDQAGKLLTGLTPKQIDALIEDGTISGGMIPKVGYAVDAINSGVHSAHIIDGRVEHALLLEILTKEGVGTLIRRA is encoded by the coding sequence ATGCCGACCAGCAAATTCACCCCGGGCGATAAGGCCAATATCCTTTCCGAAGCGCTGCCGTACATTCAGCGCTTCTTCGACAAGACCATCGTCATCAAATACGGCGGCAACGCGATGACCGACCCCAAACTCATGGAGAGCTTCGCCCAGGACGTGGTCTTGCTCAAACTGGTGGGCATGAATCCGGTCGTAGTCCATGGTGCCGGGCCACAGATTGGTGATTTGTTGAAACGCATCGGCAAGCAGAGCGAATTCATCCAGGGGATGCGCGTCACCGACGAGGAAACCCTGGACGTGGTGGAAATGGTGCTGGGCGGCCTGGTCAACCAGGACATCGTCACCCTGATCAACAAGCACGGCGGCAAGGCGGTCGGCCTCACCGGCAAGGACGGCAACTTCATCCATGCCAAGAAAATGCTGGTGGAAAGCAAGGAAGAGCTGGGGAAAATGCTGGACATCGGTCAGGTGGGAGAAATTACCAGCATCGACCCGGAGATTATTCAGCTGCTCGACTCCGGCGATTTCATTCCGGTGGTCGCGCCGCTGGGTACCGATTCCCAGGGCAACGCCTATAACATCAACGCCGATGTGGCCGCCGGCAAACTGGCGGGTGTGCTCAAGGCAGAGAAAGCGGTATTCCTGACCAATACCGCCGGCGTGCTGGACCAGGCAGGCAAGCTCCTCACCGGCCTCACACCCAAACAGATAGACGCATTGATCGAGGATGGCACCATCTCCGGCGGCATGATTCCCAAGGTGGGCTACGCGGTGGACGCGATCAACAGCGGCGTGCACTCCGCGCATATCATCGATGGCCGGGTCGAGCATGCGCTGCTGCTGGAAATCCTGACCAAGGAAGGGGTGGGCACGCTGATCAGGCGCGCATGA